The Listeria welshimeri serovar 6b str. SLCC5334 genome has a window encoding:
- the ytoI gene encoding CBS-HotDog domain-containing transcription factor YtoI, with protein sequence MATKHEQILKYIENLAVGEKISVRKIAKNLSVSEGTAYRAIKDAEIIGFVSTIKRVGTLRIERKQKDSIEKLTFAEIVNMIDGQVLGGRAGLYKSLNKFVIGAMTVEAMERYTDAGNLLIVGNRVSAHELALKRGAAVLITGGFDTDDEVKQLADEKELPILSTSYDTFTVATMINRAIYDQLIKKEVVFVEDILTPLETTAYLSTSDKVEDWHKMEEATGHSRFPVVNRAMRLTGMVTSKDILEKNPSISIERVMTKNPLTVGPKMSVASVAHMMIWESIEVIPVVKDDLTLIGIVSRQDILKSMQMIQKQPQVGETIDDTIANQLSEKADAGEEADYEFKVSPQMTNSLGTLSYGVFTQVVCEVVQQKLFSMKKRNVAIENVTMYFLKPVQMDATIVIKPRILEMGRKAGKLDVELYLEGILTGKAIVACQMMER encoded by the coding sequence GTGGCCACAAAACATGAACAGATTTTAAAATACATTGAAAATCTAGCAGTTGGAGAAAAAATATCTGTACGAAAAATCGCGAAAAACTTGTCTGTTAGTGAGGGAACTGCTTACCGGGCGATTAAAGACGCGGAAATAATTGGGTTTGTTTCTACTATTAAACGAGTTGGGACACTTCGAATTGAGCGGAAACAAAAAGATAGTATCGAGAAGTTAACTTTTGCTGAAATTGTAAATATGATTGATGGACAAGTGCTTGGTGGCCGTGCTGGGCTTTATAAATCGCTTAATAAATTTGTCATTGGCGCGATGACGGTGGAAGCAATGGAACGATATACGGATGCTGGAAACTTGTTAATCGTCGGGAACCGAGTAAGTGCGCATGAATTAGCTTTAAAACGTGGTGCTGCGGTGCTTATTACTGGTGGTTTTGATACGGACGACGAAGTGAAACAGTTAGCTGATGAGAAAGAATTACCAATTTTGTCGACTTCGTATGATACGTTTACAGTTGCGACAATGATCAACCGGGCGATTTATGACCAATTGATAAAAAAAGAAGTGGTGTTTGTAGAGGATATTTTAACGCCACTCGAAACAACTGCTTATCTATCCACATCCGATAAAGTAGAAGACTGGCATAAAATGGAAGAAGCAACTGGACATAGTCGTTTTCCTGTAGTAAATCGGGCAATGCGACTAACGGGTATGGTTACGAGTAAAGATATCTTAGAAAAAAATCCAAGCATTTCAATCGAACGAGTGATGACAAAAAACCCGCTAACTGTTGGTCCGAAAATGAGTGTTGCTTCAGTAGCTCATATGATGATTTGGGAGAGCATTGAAGTCATTCCGGTCGTCAAAGATGATTTAACATTAATCGGAATTGTTAGTAGACAGGACATTTTGAAATCCATGCAAATGATTCAAAAACAACCTCAAGTCGGTGAAACCATTGATGATACCATTGCGAATCAACTTTCCGAAAAAGCGGATGCTGGTGAAGAAGCGGATTATGAATTTAAAGTAAGTCCGCAAATGACCAATTCGCTTGGGACTTTATCCTACGGTGTTTTTACCCAAGTGGTATGTGAAGTCGTACAACAAAAATTATTTTCTATGAAAAAACGTAATGTGGCAATTGAAAATGTAACAATGTATTTTCTTAAACCTGTTCAAATGGACGCGACAATTGTTATTAAACCGCGAATATTAGAAATGGGACG